The following proteins are co-located in the Komagataeibacter sp. FNDCF1 genome:
- a CDS encoding transposase domain-containing protein: MADLGLPGIPDASALQKRATGHRWNRPEWRNISWRPREGSGGGVEYHYQVLDRVAQLTWVTRFQDMSEANERARIADDDQRYAEEWRWFEQKHEGQKAKALTILGYLDRIERLTDSGLSVEEAVHEVRLAANLSRTTVMNWRRRVAGVPRPHWLPFLVSKCQGNPGKRALCDARALDIFKSLWLRPEKPTIAACYDDLKQIAKAEGLTVPSQRTFARWMKELDPMVVTLARGGRESLKEMLPAQERDRSYMHALEAVNADGHKWDIFVLWPDGTIARPMMACWQDLYSNLILSWRIDKSENTDVIQLALGDMVEKWGIPNEAYLDNGRAFASKRLTGGAKTRFRFKVTEDEINGIMTVLGIKIHWTQPYSGRSKPIERAFGDMESRISKDVRLSGAYVGKNPLAKPENYRSRAIPLEEFLKIVSEGIQKHNARPNRNTAVCAGKKSFLDAFMESVAVHPVKRATEAQRHLWLRAGHKVTTHKKDGSIQFMRTRYYAPFLAEHLGEQVAIRYDPQDLTQDIYVYSLANVMLGKASVVGSVRFNSVADAAQTAQAGRQIQKATKMILDAERKLSPSDLADLMNKSAPEPEEDLLDTKLVRPFYPKPTVTAGNTAITLEPNDEEEDWLIEANRQARPERNHLRIVDTEE; the protein is encoded by the coding sequence ATGGCAGACTTGGGGCTGCCGGGAATACCGGATGCCAGCGCCCTGCAAAAGCGGGCGACTGGGCATCGCTGGAACCGCCCCGAATGGCGCAACATTTCATGGCGTCCGCGCGAGGGTTCGGGTGGTGGTGTGGAATACCACTATCAGGTGCTGGATCGCGTCGCCCAGTTGACGTGGGTCACGCGGTTTCAGGATATGTCCGAGGCCAACGAACGGGCGCGCATTGCTGACGACGATCAGCGATATGCCGAGGAATGGCGCTGGTTCGAGCAGAAGCATGAAGGGCAGAAGGCGAAGGCGCTGACGATCCTCGGCTATCTGGATCGCATCGAGCGCCTGACCGACAGCGGCCTGTCAGTCGAGGAAGCGGTGCACGAGGTCCGCCTTGCGGCCAACCTGTCACGCACCACGGTCATGAACTGGCGTCGTCGGGTGGCTGGCGTGCCGCGCCCCCACTGGCTTCCGTTCCTTGTCAGCAAATGCCAGGGCAATCCCGGCAAGCGCGCCTTGTGCGACGCGCGGGCGCTGGACATCTTCAAGTCGCTGTGGCTCCGGCCCGAAAAGCCAACCATTGCGGCCTGCTATGATGACCTGAAGCAGATCGCGAAAGCCGAGGGGCTGACCGTTCCCAGCCAGCGGACCTTTGCCCGCTGGATGAAGGAACTGGACCCGATGGTCGTGACGCTGGCGCGTGGCGGCAGGGAGAGCCTGAAAGAGATGCTGCCAGCGCAGGAGCGTGACCGTTCCTACATGCACGCACTGGAAGCGGTGAACGCCGATGGCCACAAGTGGGACATCTTCGTTCTGTGGCCCGATGGCACCATCGCACGCCCCATGATGGCCTGCTGGCAGGATCTGTATTCCAACCTGATCCTGTCATGGCGCATCGACAAGTCGGAGAATACCGACGTGATCCAGCTTGCGCTGGGTGACATGGTGGAGAAATGGGGCATCCCGAACGAGGCGTATCTGGATAACGGTCGCGCTTTCGCATCCAAACGCCTGACGGGCGGTGCAAAGACGCGGTTCCGGTTCAAGGTCACGGAAGACGAGATCAACGGCATCATGACCGTGCTGGGGATCAAGATACACTGGACCCAGCCCTATTCCGGCCGGTCAAAGCCGATTGAACGCGCCTTCGGGGATATGGAAAGCCGGATTTCCAAGGATGTGCGGCTCTCTGGTGCATATGTGGGCAAGAACCCGCTGGCCAAGCCGGAGAACTACCGCTCCAGGGCGATCCCGCTTGAGGAGTTTCTCAAGATCGTCTCAGAGGGCATTCAGAAGCACAATGCACGCCCTAACCGGAATACGGCAGTGTGCGCCGGGAAAAAGAGCTTTCTGGATGCGTTCATGGAAAGTGTGGCGGTCCACCCGGTCAAGCGGGCAACGGAAGCACAGCGGCACTTGTGGCTGCGTGCGGGGCATAAGGTTACGACCCACAAGAAGGATGGCTCCATCCAGTTCATGCGCACCCGCTATTATGCGCCCTTCCTTGCGGAACACCTTGGGGAGCAGGTGGCGATCCGATACGACCCGCAAGACCTGACACAGGACATTTACGTCTATTCACTGGCGAACGTCATGCTGGGGAAGGCATCGGTGGTGGGTTCTGTCCGGTTCAATAGCGTGGCGGATGCAGCGCAGACAGCACAGGCCGGGCGTCAAATTCAGAAGGCTACCAAGATGATCCTGGACGCGGAGCGGAAGCTGTCGCCATCCGATCTGGCGGACCTGATGAACAAGAGCGCGCCGGAACCGGAAGAAGACCTTCTGGATACCAAGCTGGTGCGCCCATTCTATCCGAAGCCAACGGTTACGGCTGGGAATACCGCCATCACCCTGGAACCGAACGACGAGGAAGAAGACTGGCTGATTGAAGCCAATCGGCAGGCGCGACCCGAGCGCAATCACCTGCGGATTGTCGATACTGAAGAATAA
- a CDS encoding S24 family peptidase, protein MLHKENSDPEILKRLIEERSQRLKQAVKDAGGNRRVSNRSGIPFGTLNAYLAGREMRVSALVSLAKACNVPLDWLAEGKGSPETGNGAVASIPAANSADDSLEVKFFDAEPSAGRGNIPEEWVGSESYSVSRSFLSSVLGVFSRKVFFVRIQGDSMMPSLNAGDTILVNYETENFVEAVYVITIQGLLMVKRLSMKDPFNISVSSDNPRYQPFQVPLDRVGWMGTDMDADMRIIGRVVGRFQLNF, encoded by the coding sequence ATGCTTCATAAAGAGAATTCCGACCCTGAAATCTTGAAACGCCTCATTGAAGAACGCTCCCAGCGCCTCAAGCAGGCAGTAAAAGATGCGGGCGGCAATCGTCGGGTCTCCAACCGATCGGGCATTCCGTTCGGAACGCTCAACGCTTATCTGGCGGGACGTGAGATGAGGGTGAGTGCGCTAGTCTCGTTGGCAAAGGCATGTAATGTGCCTCTGGACTGGCTTGCTGAGGGCAAGGGCAGTCCAGAAACCGGCAACGGCGCTGTAGCCAGTATCCCGGCCGCCAACTCTGCCGATGATTCTTTGGAAGTGAAGTTCTTTGACGCGGAACCATCTGCCGGTCGCGGTAATATTCCAGAAGAATGGGTAGGGTCAGAGAGTTATTCTGTATCCCGGTCATTCCTAAGCTCTGTATTGGGTGTCTTTAGCAGGAAGGTATTCTTTGTCCGCATTCAGGGCGACAGCATGATGCCGTCCCTAAATGCCGGGGATACTATTCTGGTTAATTATGAGACTGAGAATTTTGTTGAAGCCGTGTATGTAATCACCATACAGGGCCTGCTCATGGTGAAGCGCCTTTCCATGAAAGACCCATTCAACATATCCGTCAGCAGCGACAACCCGCGCTACCAGCCTTTCCAGGTTCCTCTGGACCGCGTAGGATGGATGGGCACCGATATGGACGCAGACATGCGCATCATCGGACGTGTGGTAGGGCGCTTCCAACTGAACTTCTAA
- a CDS encoding ParB N-terminal domain-containing protein, whose product MNVKKIKLADIDPRIEGRIRPINEGYAEILAASFAERGQDTAIEVRHGSGEEGAPKYILVAGGHRFRAAELAEWTDINASISKLNADEARLKEIDENLLRQELDVLSRARSLYERKELYLKLHPETQHGGMRKADQVATVATCPIPRFAVDAAARMGVSERTVHGYISLYRALQPETVKVLQGTALADDRAELLYIGKIESPIEQVSIVKKALEAEKKPSELAIDPTPIPTEAMWLKLGKKEAARVLKLDMPARRVLLDELVKAKVITRDQIVMEGAA is encoded by the coding sequence ATGAACGTCAAAAAGATCAAGCTGGCGGATATTGATCCCCGGATTGAGGGGCGCATCCGTCCGATCAATGAAGGCTATGCCGAGATACTGGCAGCCAGCTTTGCGGAGCGCGGGCAGGATACCGCCATTGAGGTCCGGCACGGATCGGGCGAGGAAGGCGCGCCCAAGTATATTCTGGTTGCCGGTGGCCACCGCTTCCGTGCGGCGGAACTGGCGGAATGGACTGACATCAACGCCAGCATCAGCAAGCTGAATGCCGATGAAGCGCGGCTCAAGGAGATTGATGAAAACCTACTGCGGCAGGAACTGGATGTGCTGTCGCGGGCGCGGAGCCTGTATGAGCGGAAGGAGCTTTATCTTAAGCTACACCCGGAAACGCAGCACGGCGGTATGAGGAAGGCAGATCAAGTTGCAACGGTTGCAACTTGCCCAATTCCCCGCTTCGCGGTTGACGCTGCCGCCCGCATGGGCGTGAGCGAACGCACTGTGCATGGGTATATTTCCCTGTATCGCGCCCTTCAGCCGGAAACGGTGAAGGTGTTGCAGGGCACCGCACTGGCCGACGACCGTGCGGAACTGCTGTATATCGGCAAGATCGAAAGCCCGATTGAGCAGGTTTCCATCGTCAAGAAGGCGCTGGAAGCCGAGAAAAAGCCGTCTGAACTGGCCATTGACCCCACGCCTATCCCGACCGAAGCGATGTGGCTCAAGCTGGGCAAGAAAGAAGCGGCCCGCGTGCTGAAACTGGACATGCCTGCGCGGCGCGTCCTGCTGGATGAACTGGTCAAGGCCAAGGTCATCACCCGCGATCAGATTGTTATGGAAGGTGCGGCATGA
- a CDS encoding AAA family ATPase encodes MDKEQMDALRVQVREQMDAHNLRMRQVSNASGVAYSTLSAWLNDTYSGDNQATAEKMTRWIEGMGARERTQAATPIVPGFIMTRTAKRFMAIMESAQYEVDMGLVAGNAGVGKTMAIQAYAGQNNNVWAITADPTMTSPSAVLDELMYVVGCHERGGRKIRILIRRLTGTQGLIVVDEAQHLTTRAIEQLRTIHDVAGIGLVLFGNLPLNEKIEGLGRTSEYAQLFSRIGLRRNVKSPIQGDMCPLLDAWDVKDEVVRNAAKAIGKREGGLRSMTKVIKNAVKMARASGRDQITEDDLERSFREHMTGEFPKVRGAV; translated from the coding sequence ATGGATAAAGAACAGATGGACGCCCTGCGTGTGCAGGTGCGTGAGCAGATGGACGCGCATAATCTGCGCATGCGGCAGGTCTCGAATGCCAGTGGCGTGGCCTATTCCACCCTGTCAGCATGGCTGAACGACACCTATTCCGGCGATAACCAGGCGACTGCCGAGAAGATGACGCGCTGGATTGAAGGCATGGGCGCGCGGGAACGCACGCAGGCAGCGACCCCGATTGTTCCGGGCTTCATCATGACCCGCACGGCCAAGCGGTTCATGGCGATCATGGAAAGTGCGCAGTATGAGGTCGATATGGGTCTTGTCGCGGGCAATGCTGGGGTCGGCAAGACCATGGCAATTCAGGCTTATGCCGGACAGAACAACAATGTGTGGGCCATTACAGCCGATCCGACCATGACCAGCCCGTCTGCCGTGCTGGATGAGCTGATGTATGTCGTGGGGTGCCATGAGCGCGGGGGACGGAAAATCCGCATCCTGATCCGCCGCCTGACCGGCACGCAGGGGCTGATTGTCGTGGATGAGGCGCAGCACCTGACCACCCGTGCGATTGAGCAGCTTCGCACCATCCATGACGTGGCCGGGATCGGCCTTGTCCTGTTCGGTAACCTACCATTGAACGAAAAGATCGAAGGGCTGGGGCGCACATCGGAATATGCCCAGCTATTCAGCCGCATCGGCCTGCGCCGGAATGTAAAATCGCCCATTCAGGGAGATATGTGCCCGCTACTTGATGCGTGGGACGTGAAAGATGAAGTCGTCAGGAATGCCGCCAAGGCCATCGGCAAGCGTGAAGGCGGTCTGCGCTCCATGACCAAAGTAATCAAGAACGCGGTCAAGATGGCGCGGGCCAGCGGGCGCGACCAGATCACGGAAGATGACCTGGAACGGTCGTTCAGGGAGCACATGACGGGAGAATTCCCGAAGGTTCGGGGGGCTGTCTGA
- a CDS encoding TonB-dependent receptor domain-containing protein, with amino-acid sequence MPTKLLRNGHVAFGLFCSALALSTAHAQTVQPSLRDKKPERAPHKTVDGAPKDNARSSSANVEQIMATARRTRSEQTVNRTQLQRILPGINPVKALEILPGVVFENADPWGNNEQNSSLYIHGFNQNQLGFTLDGVPLGDQSYGNYNGLSPQRAAISENIGSATVATGAGALGTASTSNLGGSLEFTTQDPLHKAGGQLSQTFGSWSTFRTFARVDTGDFGHNNSAYVSWARQDARAWDFAGHQGGNQVNAKFVHDGSKDRITTFFDLSDKVEPNEDGIVEPSGGSMYVRPFLYPNLNEAVNYYKNSANIAGNNYRNYYSDAQREDFLAYTKWTHDFNSHLHWTNQIYYHHDMGEGVVAGPISAAGLPTLFGAYFPNASASDLSNVFGGSGMATRTTEYWDNRGGLMSTLRYEVGHHHIELGGWYERNDNTQARRWYAFDINNPTTPYDRQQNPLIHQYTNYFYTNTWTTHLQDSWQITKNFMLNAGFKSELVYTNGTLPVAALPGSLSPKTAQTIPGGRIAAVRPFLPSFGALWNFTPHEQWFANIQENMRSFQDTGYGNASPWGMTSQSAFENFKKNGKPETSWTYETGLRTNRSVRLGPLTHISGQLEYYHVHFSNRLLAVASSAYNSNVSYIIGSSTILTNVGSVSTDGMDFSFTAQFGPHFSFYNALSYNKSVYNDDYFSGTTRVQTAGKNVVGLPDWTEKFVASTNWGNFYGQFIGDVIGRRYTTYTNDLSVRSYALFSINAGYTIKGIPHVQGLKVQGNITNLTNTRAWSTLNTSQASGQYTAYPMAPRMFFLTVGASF; translated from the coding sequence GTGCCGACGAAGTTACTGCGTAATGGTCATGTTGCCTTTGGCCTGTTCTGCTCTGCCCTGGCGCTGTCCACAGCCCATGCACAGACGGTCCAGCCTTCCCTCAGGGATAAAAAGCCTGAACGGGCGCCGCATAAAACTGTAGATGGGGCACCAAAAGATAATGCGCGGTCTTCTTCTGCCAATGTCGAGCAGATCATGGCAACCGCCCGTCGCACACGCTCCGAACAGACTGTCAACCGCACCCAGCTGCAGCGCATCCTGCCCGGCATCAACCCGGTCAAGGCACTGGAAATCCTGCCGGGCGTCGTGTTTGAAAATGCTGATCCGTGGGGCAATAACGAACAGAATTCATCACTCTACATTCATGGCTTCAACCAGAACCAGCTTGGCTTTACGCTTGATGGCGTGCCATTGGGCGACCAGTCATACGGTAACTATAACGGTCTCTCCCCCCAGCGTGCGGCCATAAGCGAGAATATCGGTTCCGCTACCGTTGCAACGGGCGCCGGCGCGCTGGGTACGGCCTCGACCAGCAACCTGGGCGGTTCGCTGGAATTCACCACGCAGGACCCGCTGCACAAGGCGGGTGGCCAGCTTTCCCAGACCTTTGGCAGTTGGTCGACCTTCCGCACCTTTGCCCGGGTTGATACAGGCGACTTTGGCCATAACAACTCGGCCTATGTCTCATGGGCGCGGCAGGATGCACGGGCATGGGACTTTGCCGGCCATCAGGGCGGCAATCAGGTCAACGCCAAGTTCGTGCATGACGGGTCGAAAGACAGGATCACGACTTTCTTTGACTTGTCCGACAAGGTTGAACCCAATGAGGACGGGATTGTCGAACCATCGGGGGGCAGCATGTATGTGCGTCCGTTCCTGTATCCCAACCTGAACGAAGCCGTGAATTATTACAAGAATTCGGCCAATATAGCGGGCAACAATTATCGCAATTATTATTCCGACGCCCAGCGTGAGGACTTTCTGGCCTATACGAAGTGGACGCATGATTTTAATTCACACCTCCACTGGACCAACCAGATATACTACCATCATGACATGGGTGAAGGCGTCGTGGCCGGTCCGATCAGCGCGGCCGGTCTGCCTACCCTTTTCGGGGCTTATTTCCCCAATGCGTCCGCATCCGACCTGTCCAACGTATTCGGTGGCTCGGGCATGGCGACACGCACGACCGAATACTGGGATAACCGGGGCGGCCTGATGTCAACCCTGCGGTACGAGGTCGGGCACCACCATATCGAACTGGGTGGCTGGTACGAGCGCAACGACAACACCCAGGCCCGGCGCTGGTATGCCTTTGACATCAACAATCCCACCACGCCCTATGACCGGCAGCAGAATCCGCTGATCCACCAGTACACCAACTATTTCTATACCAATACCTGGACCACGCACCTGCAGGACAGCTGGCAGATTACCAAAAACTTCATGCTGAATGCGGGTTTCAAGTCGGAACTGGTCTATACCAATGGCACCCTGCCGGTTGCGGCCCTGCCAGGATCGCTTTCTCCCAAAACCGCACAGACCATTCCGGGCGGCCGGATTGCAGCGGTCAGGCCCTTCCTGCCTTCCTTTGGCGCATTGTGGAATTTTACGCCGCATGAGCAGTGGTTTGCCAACATTCAGGAAAACATGCGTTCGTTCCAGGATACGGGCTATGGCAATGCCAGCCCCTGGGGCATGACCAGCCAGAGTGCGTTCGAAAACTTCAAGAAAAATGGCAAGCCCGAAACGTCATGGACCTATGAAACCGGTCTGCGTACCAATCGGAGTGTCAGGCTCGGCCCCCTTACCCATATCAGCGGGCAGCTTGAATACTATCACGTCCATTTCTCCAACCGCCTGCTTGCCGTGGCCTCATCGGCTTACAACAGCAACGTTTCCTACATTATCGGGTCATCCACCATCCTGACCAATGTCGGCTCCGTTTCGACCGATGGCATGGATTTTTCGTTTACGGCGCAGTTCGGCCCGCATTTTTCGTTCTATAATGCGCTGTCCTATAACAAATCCGTCTATAACGACGATTATTTCTCGGGCACGACGCGGGTGCAGACCGCTGGCAAGAACGTCGTCGGGTTGCCTGACTGGACCGAGAAATTCGTGGCCTCCACCAACTGGGGCAATTTCTACGGCCAGTTCATCGGCGATGTCATCGGCCGCCGTTATACGACCTATACCAACGATCTTTCGGTCAGATCCTATGCCCTGTTCAGCATCAATGCCGGTTATACCATCAAGGGTATTCCGCATGTGCAGGGACTCAAGGTACAGGGTAACATCACCAACCTGACCAATACCCGCGCCTGGTCCACCCTCAACACATCACAGGCAAGCGGGCAGTACACGGCATATCCGATGGCACCGCGCATGTTCTTCCTGACTGTTGGCGCAAGCTTCTGA
- a CDS encoding Lar family restriction alleviation protein, whose protein sequence is MIKLTDREIARLGLLPCPFCGSKAEIECWHGGSPTKQMVSCSGNANDELICEVSPMVTGETPEEAAEHWNRRHTGRKAAT, encoded by the coding sequence ATGATTAAGCTGACAGACAGAGAAATTGCTCGGTTGGGACTGCTACCGTGCCCCTTTTGTGGAAGTAAGGCGGAAATTGAGTGCTGGCATGGGGGCAGTCCAACAAAGCAGATGGTGTCATGTAGCGGGAATGCGAATGACGAACTGATATGTGAAGTATCGCCAATGGTAACGGGAGAAACTCCCGAAGAAGCCGCAGAACATTGGAACCGGCGCCACACAGGACGTAAGGCGGCCACATGA
- a CDS encoding DUF3164 family protein — translation MNATTLAVTPEAVRPVYQPSREGMVRNTRGSETLRQHVPVRCLLQNDITVKMVEGARALRDLVAEQKRQLTEDAELYVRSMMALYNANPTGRRGGFTITSYDDLLKVEFSVSDYRAVDGAVVAAQALVAEVLNDLMGQIDPWIRDLLDSAFNRDERTGKINVENLQKLKRVDIPHPKWPDACAAIEDSVRITGSQSYLRFYERDRQDDKWRAISLQFSAL, via the coding sequence ATGAACGCCACCACACTTGCCGTCACCCCGGAAGCCGTACGGCCTGTGTACCAGCCTTCCCGCGAAGGAATGGTCCGCAACACACGCGGCAGCGAAACCCTGCGCCAGCATGTGCCGGTGCGCTGCCTTCTGCAGAACGATATTACGGTGAAGATGGTTGAGGGCGCACGTGCGCTGCGCGATCTGGTCGCGGAGCAGAAGCGCCAACTCACGGAAGATGCCGAGCTGTATGTCCGGTCGATGATGGCACTCTACAACGCCAACCCGACAGGACGCAGGGGAGGCTTTACCATCACCTCGTATGACGACCTGCTGAAGGTCGAATTCTCCGTCAGTGATTACCGCGCGGTCGATGGCGCGGTCGTCGCAGCCCAGGCGCTGGTGGCCGAAGTGCTGAACGATCTGATGGGGCAGATTGATCCGTGGATACGTGACCTGCTGGACAGCGCCTTCAACCGGGATGAACGGACCGGGAAGATCAACGTGGAGAATCTGCAAAAGCTGAAAAGGGTCGATATCCCCCATCCCAAATGGCCGGATGCGTGCGCCGCGATTGAGGATAGTGTCCGCATTACAGGGTCGCAGTCATACCTGCGGTTCTATGAGCGCGACAGGCAGGATGACAAATGGCGCGCGATCAGCCTGCAATTTTCGGCATTGTGA
- a CDS encoding regulatory protein GemA → MTRTDPQRGAIYAKLHIARKELALPDEAYRDILYRMTGHTSAKEATTPALERVLAHFRTLGWKPKKGSLSSSDKPHVRMIYAIWKDMGPMLDSGGTREALRAYVQRQTVTPDHPGGITAPEFLDGTQGRKVIEGLKRWKARLEKGLK, encoded by the coding sequence ATGACCAGGACCGACCCGCAGCGCGGCGCGATCTATGCCAAGCTGCACATCGCCCGCAAGGAACTGGCACTGCCGGATGAAGCCTACCGCGACATCCTGTACCGCATGACCGGCCATACCAGCGCGAAAGAGGCCACAACGCCTGCGCTGGAGAGGGTTCTGGCCCATTTCCGCACGCTGGGTTGGAAGCCGAAGAAAGGCAGCCTGTCCAGCAGCGACAAGCCACATGTCCGCATGATCTATGCGATCTGGAAGGACATGGGCCCAATGCTGGACAGCGGCGGCACGCGCGAAGCCCTGCGTGCCTACGTCCAGCGGCAGACCGTGACGCCAGACCATCCCGGTGGCATCACCGCTCCCGAATTCCTGGACGGCACGCAGGGACGGAAGGTGATTGAGGGTCTGAAGCGGTGGAAAGCACGACTTGAGAAGGGTTTGAAATAG
- a CDS encoding glycosyl hydrolase 108 family protein, whose translation MQTNFITITDFTLGEEGLYQCCKSDSGNWTGGAVGHGFLVGTMRGISAATMVRWLGGKPGQVTGKVMQSIDVPTFQAIARAFYWRPLNCDLLPAGLDAMVFDFGFNAGIRVAARQLQAAVGMKGAALDGDIGPATISAVLDAMGSPAGPHLIGTLTDMQAAYYRNCRQFNVFGEDWIDRTIRREALANALAQKAARAPAAA comes from the coding sequence ATGCAGACCAACTTCATCACAATCACAGATTTCACCCTTGGCGAAGAGGGTCTGTACCAATGTTGCAAGAGCGACAGCGGTAACTGGACCGGCGGCGCGGTAGGGCACGGCTTCCTTGTCGGCACCATGCGCGGCATATCCGCCGCGACCATGGTGCGCTGGCTGGGTGGTAAGCCGGGTCAGGTCACGGGCAAGGTCATGCAGTCCATTGACGTGCCGACCTTCCAGGCCATCGCCCGCGCCTTTTACTGGCGGCCACTGAACTGCGACCTGCTGCCCGCAGGACTGGACGCCATGGTGTTCGATTTCGGGTTTAACGCAGGCATCCGCGTGGCAGCGCGCCAGTTGCAGGCTGCGGTCGGCATGAAGGGCGCAGCCCTTGATGGCGATATCGGCCCTGCCACCATTTCCGCCGTGCTGGACGCCATGGGCAGCCCTGCCGGTCCGCACCTGATCGGCACGCTGACCGACATGCAGGCCGCCTATTACCGCAATTGCCGCCAGTTCAACGTCTTTGGCGAGGACTGGATTGACCGCACCATCAGGCGCGAGGCGCTGGCGAATGCCCTGGCGCAGAAAGCCGCGAGAGCGCCTGCCGCCGCGTG
- a CDS encoding helix-turn-helix domain-containing protein has protein sequence MAQKPCGMHVEDIKSALRQQYGSLVSISQQLGLNPNAISATLSRPGYSVRTERRIAQLLGMKPHELFPDRFHVDGSPISYVVDRKPTRRIPASLRQNGVAA, from the coding sequence ATGGCACAGAAGCCATGCGGAATGCACGTGGAAGACATCAAGTCCGCACTGCGCCAGCAGTACGGCAGTCTTGTCAGCATTTCCCAGCAGTTGGGCCTGAACCCCAACGCCATCAGCGCGACCCTTTCCCGTCCTGGCTATTCCGTCAGGACGGAGCGGCGCATTGCCCAGCTTCTGGGCATGAAGCCCCATGAGCTTTTCCCTGATCGTTTTCATGTTGATGGCTCCCCGATTTCTTATGTCGTTGATCGGAAACCTACCCGCCGCATTCCGGCCAGTCTGCGTCAAAACGGGGTGGCGGCATGA